Proteins from one Cellulosilyticum lentocellum DSM 5427 genomic window:
- the dnaA gene encoding chromosomal replication initiator protein DnaA, translating into MSPLYQKQWEAILSIIEMETSSVSFNTWFKETELLSIEDNTLFISVKNEFTKEILNTRYIELIRNSALQVLNKDYNIKFMLPNEQTTTEQKAAKRNEQLQDPLNNPSNLNPRYVFDSFVVGNSNRMAHAAALAVSEAPARAYNPLFLYGGVGLGKTHLMHSIAHYILDQNPSAKIIYASSEKFTNELINSIRDDKNESFRNKYRNIDVLLIDDIQFITGKERTQEEFFHTFNALYEANKQIIISSDRPPKEIETLEERLRSRFEWGLIADIQSPDLETRIAILRKKAEIESLSVPEDVLLFIAKTVISNIRELEGALNRILAFSSLTNKPITVELANEALKDLISKDRPKIITAEYIQEIVATYFHLKPEELKSSKRTRNIAYPRQIAMYLCRKLTDLSLPKIGEKFGGRDHTTIIHGFEKISREIQTDIELTQMLNELESKITAK; encoded by the coding sequence ATGTCGCCGCTGTATCAAAAGCAATGGGAAGCTATCCTTAGTATTATAGAAATGGAGACATCAAGTGTAAGCTTTAATACTTGGTTTAAAGAAACTGAGCTCTTATCTATAGAAGATAATACTCTATTCATTAGTGTAAAAAACGAATTTACAAAGGAAATTCTTAATACACGCTATATAGAGCTTATTCGTAATAGTGCTCTCCAAGTTCTTAATAAGGATTACAATATAAAGTTCATGCTTCCAAATGAACAAACTACTACTGAACAAAAAGCTGCAAAAAGAAATGAGCAGCTTCAAGACCCTTTAAATAATCCTAGTAACTTAAACCCTAGATACGTTTTTGATAGTTTCGTAGTAGGTAATAGTAATCGTATGGCTCATGCTGCAGCTTTAGCTGTTTCAGAAGCACCTGCTAGAGCTTATAATCCACTCTTTTTATATGGTGGTGTAGGTCTTGGTAAGACTCACCTTATGCATTCAATTGCTCACTATATTTTGGATCAAAACCCTAGTGCTAAAATTATCTATGCTTCTTCTGAGAAATTTACTAACGAACTTATTAATTCAATTCGTGATGATAAAAACGAAAGTTTTCGTAATAAATACAGAAATATTGATGTGCTTTTAATAGATGATATTCAATTCATCACTGGTAAGGAACGTACTCAAGAAGAGTTCTTCCATACTTTCAATGCACTTTATGAAGCTAATAAGCAAATTATTATTTCTAGTGACCGTCCTCCTAAAGAAATTGAAACTTTAGAAGAGCGTTTACGTTCTAGATTTGAATGGGGCCTTATTGCTGATATTCAAAGTCCTGATTTAGAAACTAGAATCGCCATTTTAAGGAAGAAAGCCGAAATAGAAAGCTTATCTGTACCTGAAGACGTTCTTTTATTCATTGCTAAAACTGTTATATCTAATATTCGTGAGCTTGAAGGTGCTTTAAATCGCATTTTAGCCTTTTCTTCTCTTACTAATAAACCTATTACAGTAGAGCTTGCTAATGAAGCTCTTAAAGATCTTATTTCTAAGGACAGGCCTAAAATTATTACAGCTGAATATATTCAAGAAATAGTAGCAACTTACTTCCACCTCAAACCAGAAGAACTAAAATCTTCTAAGAGAACCCGTAATATTGCTTATCCAAGGCAAATAGCAATGTATCTTTGTCGAAAGCTCACAGATCTCTCATTACCTAAGATTGGTGAAAAATTTGGTGGTCGTGACCATACTACTATTATTCATGGCTTTGAAAAAATCTCTAGGGAAATTCAAACTGATATTGAGCTTACTCAAATGCTTAATGAACTTGAATCTAAAATTACAGCTAAATAA